The following proteins are encoded in a genomic region of Oceaniferula marina:
- a CDS encoding homoserine kinase: MKTESPKEVRVFAPATVANVACGFDVLGFAIQAPGDEVVARHSDKPGLRITKITGDHGKLPKDVAKNTAGVAALDLLRHLGMSDRGIELEIHKKMPFGSGLGSSAASAVAGVYAVNKLIGEPLAKKQLLPFAMQGEASADGAWHADNVGPSLLGGIVFIRSNQELDIAQLPVPANLWAAVVHPDMEILTKVAREILPSEIPMVNATQQIGNLGGLICGLIQEDYAMIGRSIHDVIAEPRRQKLIPEFYNAKRAAMSQGALGFSISGAGPSVFALCEGEESAQRVGKAIAAVFDKIKLGNQCYVSPINREGVHVVA; encoded by the coding sequence ATGAAAACTGAATCACCCAAAGAAGTCCGTGTTTTTGCACCAGCCACTGTCGCGAATGTCGCCTGTGGTTTCGACGTTTTGGGCTTTGCCATTCAAGCGCCTGGCGACGAAGTGGTAGCCCGTCATTCTGACAAACCGGGGCTGCGAATTACCAAGATCACAGGAGATCATGGTAAACTTCCCAAGGATGTAGCCAAGAACACCGCAGGTGTGGCTGCGCTTGATTTGTTGCGCCATCTCGGCATGAGTGATCGTGGTATCGAGCTGGAAATTCATAAGAAAATGCCATTTGGCAGTGGGCTTGGCTCTTCCGCGGCGTCCGCGGTGGCCGGGGTATACGCGGTTAATAAACTGATTGGTGAGCCGCTGGCAAAAAAGCAGCTTCTACCCTTTGCGATGCAGGGAGAGGCAAGTGCTGATGGTGCTTGGCATGCGGATAACGTTGGGCCGAGCCTCCTCGGTGGGATTGTGTTTATCCGGTCGAATCAGGAGTTGGACATTGCCCAATTGCCAGTTCCGGCAAACCTTTGGGCTGCGGTGGTGCATCCCGATATGGAGATTTTGACCAAGGTTGCCCGTGAAATTTTACCCAGTGAAATTCCCATGGTGAATGCCACCCAGCAGATTGGTAATCTGGGCGGCTTGATTTGCGGTTTGATCCAGGAGGATTACGCGATGATTGGCCGCTCGATCCATGACGTGATCGCGGAGCCACGCCGTCAAAAATTGATTCCCGAATTTTATAATGCAAAGCGTGCTGCGATGTCTCAAGGCGCTCTTGGTTTTTCGATCTCAGGTGCCGGGCCCAGCGTCTTCGCCCTTTGTGAAGGGGAGGAGTCAGCCCAGCGTGTGGGTAAGGCCATTGCTGCTGTTTTTGATAAAATCAAACTGGGTAACCAGTGTTATGTCTCCCCGATCAATCGGGAGGGTGTTCACGTGGTGGCATAA
- a CDS encoding SMP-30/gluconolactonase/LRE family protein, with translation MATIDPIGSYVAQWGEGPLWWQDRLMYVDIERGRVLQLDPLTGEEKMWDVSDRVGRVGTVVPRSDGGWLVAGDSGLHFFDPASGETKAIVDPESDKADNRFNDGKCSPDGRFFAGTISLVKSEGDAALYRLDPDGSCQVAFEGVTNSNGIVWSADASTCYYIDTPRREILAFDYCSESGQLSSMRVLLSTAAVDASPDGMTIDSEGRLWVAFCHGACVVCYDPKTGKAVHRVDFPCLETTACAFGGSNLDELYVTTGIHATVREEHAGRVFCVRGLGVTGVTAHAFGAYTTPQNRRDD, from the coding sequence ATGGCGACAATTGATCCGATTGGAAGTTACGTGGCACAGTGGGGGGAAGGTCCGCTTTGGTGGCAGGACAGACTGATGTATGTGGATATCGAACGCGGCCGGGTGCTGCAGCTCGACCCACTGACGGGTGAGGAGAAGATGTGGGATGTATCCGACCGGGTTGGTCGGGTTGGCACGGTGGTGCCCCGGTCCGATGGAGGTTGGCTGGTGGCCGGAGATTCGGGGCTTCACTTTTTTGATCCGGCATCCGGGGAGACAAAAGCCATTGTCGATCCGGAATCGGATAAGGCCGACAACCGTTTCAATGATGGGAAGTGCTCGCCGGATGGGCGATTTTTTGCCGGAACCATCAGCTTGGTCAAAAGCGAGGGGGATGCTGCCTTATACCGTTTGGATCCGGATGGTTCGTGCCAGGTGGCATTTGAGGGAGTCACCAATTCCAATGGTATCGTCTGGAGTGCCGACGCTTCGACTTGTTACTACATCGACACGCCGAGACGAGAGATCCTGGCTTTCGACTACTGTTCTGAGTCCGGTCAGTTGAGCAGCATGCGCGTGCTTTTATCGACTGCTGCGGTGGATGCTTCTCCTGACGGCATGACGATTGATTCGGAGGGCCGCTTGTGGGTGGCCTTTTGCCATGGCGCCTGTGTAGTTTGTTACGATCCGAAAACCGGGAAAGCGGTGCACCGGGTCGACTTTCCTTGTTTGGAGACGACGGCATGCGCATTCGGCGGGAGCAATCTGGATGAGCTTTATGTGACCACAGGTATTCATGCGACAGTGCGTGAAGAGCATGCCGGGCGTGTATTCTGTGTTCGCGGTCTCGGAGTGACCGGAGTTACGGCTCATGCCTTTGGTGCTTATACCACTCCACAAAACAGACGAGACGATTGA